One Parageobacillus sp. KH3-4 genomic region harbors:
- the dapA gene encoding 4-hydroxy-tetrahydrodipicolinate synthase — protein sequence MVQFGKIVTAMVTPFDRKGNVDFAKTTKLIDYLLENGTDSLVVAGTTGESPTLTTEEKVALFRHVVSVVNGRVPVIAGTGSNNTRASIELTKKAEEIGVDAVMLVAPYYNKPNQEGLYQHFKAIAESTSLPVMLYNIPGRSVVNISVDTIVRLSEIPNIVAVKDASGNLDAMTEIIARTRDDFLLYSGDDGITLPVLSIGGAGVVSVASHIIGNEMQQMIAAFEAGELAKAAKLHQKLLPIMKGLFAAPNPVPVKTALQLKGLDVGSVRLPLVPLTEQERIELMNLLNTL from the coding sequence TTGGTTCAATTTGGTAAAATCGTGACAGCGATGGTAACGCCGTTTGATCGCAAAGGAAATGTCGATTTTGCGAAGACGACAAAGCTTATCGACTATTTGCTTGAAAACGGAACCGACTCGCTCGTTGTTGCCGGAACGACAGGCGAATCGCCAACGTTAACCACGGAAGAAAAAGTCGCTTTGTTCCGCCATGTCGTTTCCGTCGTGAACGGGCGAGTCCCGGTGATTGCCGGAACGGGAAGCAACAATACGCGCGCATCGATTGAACTGACGAAAAAAGCGGAGGAAATTGGCGTCGACGCTGTGATGTTGGTAGCGCCATACTATAATAAACCGAATCAGGAAGGATTGTATCAACATTTCAAAGCGATTGCCGAAAGCACGTCGCTTCCGGTGATGCTTTACAACATTCCTGGGCGTTCAGTCGTGAACATTTCTGTCGATACAATTGTTCGCCTATCGGAAATTCCAAATATCGTCGCCGTGAAAGACGCGAGCGGCAATTTGGATGCGATGACGGAAATTATTGCCCGCACGCGCGATGACTTTCTCCTTTACAGCGGCGACGACGGCATTACGCTTCCGGTATTGTCGATTGGCGGAGCTGGCGTTGTGTCCGTTGCTTCCCATATTATCGGCAATGAAATGCAGCAAATGATCGCCGCTTTTGAAGCTGGCGAGCTTGCCAAAGCGGCGAAGCTGCATCAAAAACTGTTGCCGATTATGAAAGGGCTGTTTGCCGCGCCAAATCCTGTACCGGTAAAAACGGCGCTGCAGCTAAAAGGATTAGATGTCGGTTCCGTTCGTCTGCCGCTCGTCCCGCTTACCGAACAAGAGCGCATCGAACTAATGAACCTATTAAACACACTATGA
- the dapG gene encoding aspartate kinase, translated as MKIIVQKFGGTSVRDDRGRDFARRHIEKALEDGYKVVVVVSAMGRKGEPYATDTLLSLIGGADNYVTKREQDMLMACGEIISSVVFTNLLNKHGIKATAFTGAQAGFRTNSDHTNAKIIEMRCERVLEALNEYDVVVVAGFQGAAENGDITTLGRGGSDTSAAALGAALNAEWVDIFTDVEGVMTADPRIVENARPLDVVTYTEICNMAYQGAKVIHPRAVEIAMQAKIPLRVRSTYSDSLGTLVTSSIRSKKGSDVRERLVTGITYVSNITQIKVQAKEGHYELQSDVFKAMANEEISVDFINISPNGVVYTVSGEMTERAVAALRRIGYEPIVTTGCAKVSTVGAGIAGVPGVTAKIVTALSEQGIQILQSADSHTTIWVLVKEEDMKKAVNALHDAFHLSEEPTGEYD; from the coding sequence ATGAAAATTATCGTCCAGAAATTTGGCGGCACATCCGTCCGCGATGACCGCGGACGTGATTTCGCCCGCAGGCATATTGAAAAAGCGCTGGAAGACGGCTATAAAGTAGTTGTTGTCGTCTCGGCGATGGGGCGGAAAGGGGAGCCATACGCAACTGATACGCTCCTTAGCCTCATCGGCGGAGCCGACAATTACGTTACGAAGCGCGAACAAGATATGCTGATGGCTTGTGGTGAAATTATTTCCAGCGTTGTTTTTACAAACCTATTAAACAAGCATGGAATAAAAGCAACCGCATTTACCGGTGCACAAGCAGGATTTCGCACAAACAGCGACCACACGAACGCAAAAATTATTGAAATGCGCTGCGAACGCGTGTTGGAAGCGTTGAACGAATACGACGTCGTTGTCGTTGCCGGCTTTCAAGGAGCAGCGGAAAATGGCGATATTACTACGCTTGGCCGCGGCGGAAGCGATACGTCCGCGGCGGCGCTCGGCGCGGCGCTAAACGCCGAATGGGTCGATATTTTTACCGATGTCGAGGGGGTTATGACCGCCGATCCGCGCATTGTCGAAAACGCCCGCCCGCTCGATGTCGTCACATACACAGAAATTTGCAACATGGCCTATCAAGGGGCAAAAGTCATTCATCCACGCGCCGTCGAAATTGCGATGCAGGCAAAAATTCCTCTGCGCGTTCGTTCAACATATTCTGATTCTTTAGGGACGCTTGTCACATCCTCGATCCGTTCGAAGAAAGGAAGCGATGTAAGAGAACGGTTAGTGACAGGCATCACTTACGTTTCCAACATTACGCAAATTAAAGTGCAGGCAAAAGAAGGACATTACGAATTGCAGTCTGACGTTTTTAAGGCGATGGCAAATGAAGAAATTAGCGTCGATTTTATTAACATTTCGCCAAACGGTGTTGTTTATACGGTTTCCGGCGAAATGACAGAGCGGGCGGTCGCTGCTCTGCGCCGCATTGGCTATGAACCGATCGTGACGACGGGATGCGCGAAAGTATCTACCGTCGGTGCAGGGATCGCCGGCGTCCCTGGAGTGACGGCAAAAATCGTTACGGCTCTTTCGGAACAAGGAATTCAAATTTTGCAATCAGCCGATAGCCATACGACCATCTGGGTATTAGTGAAAGAAGAAGATATGAAAAAAGCGGTGAACGCGCTACATGACGCGTTTCACCTCTCCGAGGAGCCAACGGGGGAATACGATTAA
- a CDS encoding ClpP family protease — MEKESYIQSEEEQETKDEQATSAIQQLGQTNVPQMAPDTNIHCLTIVGQIEGHIQLPPQNKTTKYEHVIPQIVAIEQNQNIEGLLVILNTVGGDVEAGLAIAEMLASLSKPTVSIVLGGGHSIGVPIAVSCDYSFITETATMTIHPIRLTGLVIGVPQTFEYLDKMQERVVRFVTKHSKITEEKFKELMFSKGNLTRDIGTNVVGPDAVKYGLINEVGGVSKAMDKLRELIELNKSGEGKMIQ, encoded by the coding sequence ATGGAAAAAGAAAGCTACATACAATCGGAAGAAGAACAAGAAACGAAAGATGAGCAAGCAACATCGGCGATTCAACAGCTAGGTCAAACAAACGTTCCGCAAATGGCGCCTGATACGAACATTCACTGTTTGACGATTGTCGGGCAAATTGAGGGGCATATTCAACTGCCGCCGCAAAATAAAACGACAAAATACGAACATGTTATTCCGCAAATTGTTGCGATTGAGCAAAATCAAAACATCGAAGGGCTGCTCGTGATTTTAAATACGGTAGGCGGAGATGTCGAAGCGGGATTAGCCATCGCGGAAATGCTCGCTTCTTTATCAAAGCCGACCGTTTCGATCGTGTTAGGCGGCGGCCATTCGATTGGTGTGCCGATTGCCGTTTCTTGCGATTATTCATTTATTACCGAAACGGCAACGATGACGATTCATCCTATTCGCTTGACTGGGTTAGTCATAGGCGTTCCGCAAACGTTTGAATATTTGGATAAAATGCAAGAGCGGGTTGTCCGGTTTGTTACAAAACATTCAAAAATTACGGAAGAAAAGTTTAAGGAGCTTATGTTTTCCAAAGGAAATTTAACGCGCGATATCGGCACGAACGTTGTCGGCCCTGATGCGGTGAAATACGGGCTTATTAATGAAGTCGGCGGCGTTTCCAAAGCGATGGACAAGTTGCGCGAGCTGATTGAACTGAATAAATCAGGTGAAGGGAAGATGATCCAATGA
- a CDS encoding GntR family transcriptional regulator has product MSIKSDNRHLYLQVIDRIKHDIETGVYKEKQKLPSEFELAKQLGVSRATLREALRVLEEENVIIRRHGVGTFVNSRPLFTSGIEQLNSVTDMIRQAGRKPGTIFLSSSVQQPTEDDMRKFRCSADDDILLIERVRTADGEPVVYCIDKILCKYLPKGISYEQESLFENLHNQANRDIAYAIARIEPLGYHEKVSPILQCEPETALLVLKQMHFDKSDEPIFYSINYFRSDKFSFHVLRKRLNF; this is encoded by the coding sequence ATGTCCATTAAATCAGACAACCGCCACCTATATTTACAAGTGATTGATCGAATTAAGCATGATATCGAAACAGGAGTGTATAAAGAAAAGCAAAAGCTTCCCTCGGAATTTGAATTAGCGAAGCAGCTAGGGGTCAGCCGCGCGACATTGCGAGAAGCGTTGCGCGTTTTGGAAGAAGAAAACGTTATCATTCGCCGGCATGGTGTCGGAACGTTTGTGAACTCGAGACCGCTATTCACGTCGGGGATCGAACAGCTAAACAGCGTCACCGATATGATCCGGCAGGCGGGACGAAAGCCTGGGACGATCTTTTTATCTTCTTCGGTGCAACAGCCGACGGAGGATGACATGCGGAAATTTCGTTGCTCGGCGGACGATGACATTCTTTTAATTGAGCGCGTCCGCACCGCTGACGGGGAACCTGTCGTCTATTGTATTGATAAAATTTTATGCAAATATTTGCCGAAAGGAATTTCTTATGAGCAGGAGTCCTTGTTCGAAAATTTACATAATCAGGCGAACCGCGATATCGCTTATGCTATAGCCCGCATCGAACCGCTCGGTTATCATGAGAAAGTTTCGCCAATTTTGCAATGCGAACCGGAAACTGCGTTGCTCGTCTTAAAGCAGATGCACTTTGATAAAAGTGATGAACCGATTTTTTATTCGATTAACTATTTCCGCTCTGATAAATTTAGCTTCCATGTGCTGCGAAAACGGCTTAACTTTTAA
- a CDS encoding YlzJ-like family protein: MILYTIMPEHLVFQTAAEEYEKQTMVYYDEIPFLVQKTETNEYEIVRNLSTNPLHFLEQKYAPGTRFPMSVATRNEFRGHSWYNK, encoded by the coding sequence ATGATTTTATATACGATCATGCCGGAGCATCTTGTTTTCCAAACGGCGGCGGAAGAGTATGAAAAACAGACAATGGTATATTACGATGAAATTCCGTTTCTCGTGCAAAAGACGGAAACAAACGAATACGAAATAGTCCGAAATTTAAGCACGAATCCGCTTCACTTTTTAGAACAAAAATACGCGCCGGGAACAAGATTCCCGATGTCGGTTGCAACACGTAATGAATTCCGCGGCCATTCATGGTATAATAAATGA
- a CDS encoding ABC transporter ATP-binding protein, with product MEYVIEMLNIRKVFGKFVANDNITLQLKKGEIHALLGENGAGKSTLMNVLFGLYQPDGGEIRVKGKKVNITDPNVANELGIGMVHQHFMLVDTFTVTENIILGSEPTKGGAIDMKRAEQEVRELSERYGLAVDPTAKIADISVGMQQRVEILKTLYRGADILIFDEPTAVLTPQEIHELIQIMKKLVKEGKSIILITHKLKEIMEVCDRVTVIRRGKGIATLNVAETNPNELASLMVGREVQFKTEKKPAQPGKPVLEIKDLVVKDARGVTAVNHLDLTVHAGEIVGIAGVDGNGQTELIEALTGLVKVESGSILLNGRDIANLPPRKIIEAGVGHIPQDRHKHGLVLDFPIGENMVLQTYYKPPYSKSGVLNFKAIYEKARQLIAEFDVRTPDEYTKARALSGGNQQKAIIGREVDRDPDLLIAAQPTRGLDVGAIEFIHRRLIEQRDKGKAVLLVSFELDEVMNVSDRIAVIYEGKIVAIVDPKETTEQELGLLMAGSKRKEAGVSS from the coding sequence TTGGAATATGTCATTGAAATGTTGAACATTCGAAAGGTGTTTGGCAAATTCGTCGCAAACGACAACATCACATTGCAGTTAAAAAAAGGGGAGATTCATGCGCTCTTAGGGGAAAACGGAGCAGGGAAATCGACGCTTATGAACGTGCTGTTTGGTCTCTACCAGCCGGATGGAGGCGAGATTCGCGTTAAAGGAAAAAAAGTAAACATCACTGACCCGAACGTTGCCAACGAACTTGGAATTGGCATGGTGCACCAGCATTTTATGCTTGTCGATACGTTTACGGTCACGGAAAATATTATTTTGGGCAGCGAACCGACAAAAGGCGGCGCCATTGATATGAAACGGGCAGAACAAGAAGTGCGCGAACTGTCGGAACGGTACGGGCTAGCGGTAGATCCGACGGCGAAAATCGCTGATATTTCTGTCGGTATGCAGCAGCGCGTCGAAATTTTAAAAACGCTGTACCGTGGTGCCGACATTTTAATTTTTGACGAACCAACGGCGGTGTTAACCCCGCAGGAAATACATGAACTCATTCAAATTATGAAAAAATTGGTAAAAGAGGGAAAATCAATTATTTTAATTACCCACAAATTAAAAGAAATTATGGAAGTGTGCGACCGCGTCACGGTCATTCGCCGTGGAAAGGGAATTGCTACGTTAAATGTTGCGGAAACGAATCCAAACGAGCTCGCGTCTCTTATGGTCGGCCGCGAAGTACAGTTTAAAACAGAAAAGAAACCGGCGCAGCCGGGCAAACCGGTGCTTGAGATCAAGGACTTGGTTGTCAAAGACGCGCGTGGCGTCACCGCTGTCAATCATCTCGATTTAACGGTACATGCTGGAGAAATCGTCGGCATTGCCGGGGTGGACGGCAACGGGCAGACGGAGCTGATTGAGGCGCTTACAGGACTTGTGAAAGTGGAATCGGGCTCGATTTTGCTGAACGGCCGCGATATTGCGAACCTTCCGCCACGAAAAATTATCGAAGCAGGCGTCGGCCATATCCCGCAGGACCGCCACAAACACGGGCTTGTTCTTGATTTTCCCATCGGGGAAAATATGGTGCTGCAAACGTATTACAAACCGCCATATTCAAAAAGCGGAGTTTTAAACTTTAAAGCGATTTATGAAAAAGCGCGCCAGCTCATTGCCGAATTTGATGTGCGGACTCCGGATGAATATACGAAAGCGCGTGCGCTGTCCGGCGGAAACCAGCAAAAAGCGATTATCGGCCGAGAAGTCGACCGCGACCCGGACTTGCTCATTGCCGCTCAGCCGACGCGCGGCCTTGACGTTGGGGCAATTGAGTTTATTCATCGGCGTCTGATCGAACAGAGGGACAAAGGGAAAGCGGTGCTTCTTGTTTCATTTGAACTAGATGAAGTGATGAACGTAAGTGACCGCATCGCCGTTATTTACGAAGGAAAAATCGTTGCCATTGTCGATCCGAAAGAAACGACAGAGCAAGAACTCGGGCTATTAATGGCGGGAAGTAAACGGAAGGAAGCAGGTGTGTCTTCATGA
- a CDS encoding BMP family protein, with protein MKKRFGFALSLVLTTGMLLSACGGQGGDNAGGKDTFSVAMVTDVGGIDDKSFNQSAWEGLQKFGKDNGMKKGRGGYDYLQSSSDADYATNLNKLVRSDFDVIYGIGYLMGDAVKEIAEQNPKKHFAIVDTVVDEPNVASITFKEHEGSFLVGVVAGLTTKTNKIGFIGGMEIPLIEKFESGFRAGVKAVNPNAKVEVQYAGAFDQADKGKAIASSMYASGIDVIYHAAGGTGNGVFSEAKDLKKKDPNREIWVIGVDKDQSPEGVVKVGGKTYNVTLTSMVKRVDVAVYDVAKRSKEGDFPGGKTLEYGLPENGVGIASTQDNIKPEVLKAVDEWKQKIIKGEVKVPMTRKEYKQFEASLK; from the coding sequence ATGAAAAAACGATTTGGCTTCGCCCTTTCCCTTGTTTTGACGACAGGCATGCTCTTAAGTGCATGTGGCGGGCAAGGGGGCGATAATGCCGGCGGCAAAGACACGTTTAGCGTCGCGATGGTAACAGATGTTGGCGGTATTGACGACAAATCTTTTAACCAATCGGCTTGGGAAGGATTGCAAAAATTCGGAAAAGATAATGGGATGAAAAAAGGCAGAGGCGGTTACGATTACTTGCAGTCATCTAGCGACGCCGATTATGCGACGAACTTAAATAAACTTGTGCGCAGCGATTTTGATGTCATTTATGGAATCGGATATTTAATGGGAGATGCTGTAAAAGAAATTGCTGAACAAAATCCAAAAAAGCATTTTGCGATCGTTGACACGGTCGTTGATGAGCCAAATGTGGCGAGCATTACGTTTAAAGAGCACGAAGGTTCGTTTCTTGTCGGTGTTGTGGCAGGATTAACGACGAAAACGAATAAAATCGGCTTTATCGGTGGGATGGAAATTCCATTAATTGAAAAGTTTGAAAGCGGATTCCGTGCAGGAGTAAAGGCGGTTAATCCGAATGCCAAAGTGGAAGTGCAATATGCCGGCGCGTTTGACCAAGCCGATAAAGGAAAAGCGATTGCATCGAGCATGTATGCTTCCGGCATCGACGTCATTTACCATGCCGCTGGCGGAACAGGAAACGGCGTGTTCTCGGAAGCGAAAGACTTGAAAAAGAAAGATCCGAACCGCGAAATTTGGGTGATTGGCGTTGACAAAGACCAATCTCCAGAAGGCGTTGTGAAAGTAGGCGGAAAAACATATAACGTGACATTAACATCGATGGTGAAACGGGTCGATGTTGCCGTATATGACGTGGCAAAACGCTCCAAAGAAGGCGATTTCCCTGGCGGAAAAACGCTTGAATACGGCCTTCCGGAAAACGGAGTCGGCATTGCCTCAACGCAAGACAACATTAAGCCAGAAGTGTTAAAAGCGGTCGATGAATGGAAGCAAAAAATCATTAAAGGTGAAGTAAAAGTTCCAATGACCCGCAAAGAATATAAACAATTTGAAGCATCCTTAAAATAA
- a CDS encoding ribonuclease J, with protein MRTKQVEKIRIFSLGGVGEIGKNMYVVELDDDIFVIDAGVMFPEDEMLGIDKVIPDISYLVERQDRIKAIFLTHGHEEHIGAIAYVLKKITVPVYGTKLTLGLAESILKEQGITNAKLIEVRSDSEIFFDKAKVTFFRTIHSIPDSVGISIHTSQGAIVYTSDFKFDQTPYGKNRADLGKMAQIGEQGVLCLLSDSTNAERPGYTGSDTIVAQEIADVIYNADGRVFVACYASNVTRIQQVLHAAKQYGRKVAVVGKTLHKVMDIAVRLGYLHLPEKVTISIYDIDRYDDKELIILTTGGHGEPMSALARMAKQAHKQVNIKKGDTVIVAASVMPGYELVFSKTIDSLYRAGANVIYRERKVHVSGHGCQEELKLMLNLMKPKYFIPVHGEYRMQKAHANLAKAVGISEERTFLIDKGDVIEFRNGVARPGGKVPYGNILIDGLGIGDVGNIVLRDRRLLSQDGILIVVVTLNKELKKIIAGPEIISRGFVYVRESETLLDEATKIVANIVNKCLQTYVIEWSSLKSNIREALSQFLFEKTKRKPMILPIIMEV; from the coding sequence TTGAGAACGAAACAAGTAGAGAAAATAAGGATTTTTTCCCTTGGGGGAGTCGGGGAGATCGGCAAGAATATGTATGTGGTTGAGCTGGATGACGACATATTTGTCATCGACGCCGGTGTCATGTTTCCAGAAGACGAGATGCTTGGCATTGATAAAGTAATCCCCGACATTAGCTATCTCGTTGAACGCCAAGACCGCATTAAAGCAATTTTTTTAACACACGGACACGAGGAACATATCGGCGCCATTGCCTATGTGCTAAAAAAAATTACGGTGCCAGTGTACGGAACGAAGCTTACGTTAGGATTGGCGGAATCGATTTTAAAGGAACAAGGAATTACAAATGCGAAACTGATCGAAGTTCGCTCCGATTCGGAAATTTTCTTTGATAAGGCCAAAGTGACGTTTTTCCGAACGATTCACAGCATTCCCGATTCGGTTGGAATTAGCATTCATACGTCCCAAGGCGCCATTGTCTATACGAGCGACTTTAAATTTGACCAGACTCCATACGGCAAAAATCGAGCGGATTTGGGGAAAATGGCGCAAATTGGCGAACAAGGGGTACTTTGCTTATTATCTGATAGCACAAATGCGGAAAGACCGGGATATACGGGATCGGATACGATTGTAGCCCAGGAAATTGCCGATGTGATTTATAATGCGGACGGTCGGGTGTTTGTTGCTTGTTATGCGTCAAACGTTACAAGAATTCAACAAGTATTGCATGCGGCAAAGCAGTATGGACGGAAAGTTGCCGTTGTGGGGAAAACGTTGCATAAAGTGATGGATATTGCTGTTCGGCTAGGATATTTGCATCTTCCAGAAAAAGTGACTATTTCTATTTATGACATTGATCGCTACGATGATAAAGAATTGATTATTTTGACAACCGGCGGGCATGGCGAGCCGATGAGCGCATTAGCTCGCATGGCAAAGCAGGCGCACAAGCAAGTCAACATCAAAAAAGGAGATACCGTCATCGTTGCGGCATCGGTGATGCCAGGATATGAATTAGTATTTTCCAAAACGATTGATTCGTTGTATCGCGCCGGAGCGAATGTCATTTACCGCGAGAGAAAAGTGCATGTTTCTGGACACGGATGTCAGGAAGAATTAAAGTTAATGCTTAATTTAATGAAACCGAAATATTTTATTCCTGTTCACGGCGAATATCGGATGCAAAAGGCGCACGCCAATCTTGCGAAAGCGGTTGGCATCTCCGAAGAAAGAACGTTTTTGATCGACAAAGGGGATGTCATTGAGTTTCGTAACGGTGTGGCACGTCCTGGTGGAAAAGTTCCGTACGGCAACATTTTAATTGATGGTCTTGGCATTGGCGATGTTGGCAATATCGTGTTAAGAGATCGGCGTCTTCTCTCGCAAGACGGGATTTTAATCGTTGTCGTTACATTAAACAAAGAATTGAAAAAAATTATCGCGGGACCGGAAATTATTTCGCGCGGTTTTGTCTATGTAAGAGAATCCGAAACATTGCTTGATGAAGCGACGAAAATCGTAGCAAATATCGTGAATAAATGTTTGCAAACTTATGTGATCGAATGGTCTTCGTTAAAATCAAACATTCGCGAAGCATTGAGCCAATTTTTATTTGAAAAAACGAAACGCAAACCAATGATTTTGCCAATTATTATGGAAGTATAA
- a CDS encoding DNA translocase FtsK has translation MIVAKRKRQKKARRSKRHWKETFQLELIGLAMLAISVIAMARLGLVGKTLVFIARFFFGEWYMLLFVALFLLSFYIIWKRRWPSFTHRVLLGSYIIVSSLLLLSHETLFDLLSRNGQFDPSVIRTTWELFWGEVRGGSADADLGGGMIGAFFFAASYQLFDALGTKWICFFLFVIGVVFITGKSLRETVGKAVMILASFLQRQWQAFIVDVKRWGGKAQKRKRRKTKTPEPIAQQEGETFSPPPIISDFTAARSNEIEQEREQEKAESAEEEESPPLAFSEMENADYQLPPLDLLRLPKQTSQAKDHANIYANARKLEKTFQSFGVKAKVTQVHLGPAVTKYEVYPDVGVKVSKIVSLSDDLALALAAKDIRIEAPIPGKSAIGIEVPNEEIATVSLREVLEAIDHYKQEAKLLIPLGRDISGEVVVAELNKMPHLLIAGATGSGKSVCINGIIISLLMRTKPHEVKLMMIDPKMVELSVYNGVPHLLAPVVTNPKKASQALKKVVQEMERRYELFSHTGTRNIEGYNEYVRRHNQESEEKQPLLPYIVVIIDELADLMMVASSDVEDSITRLAQMARAAGIHLIIATQRPSVDVITGVIKANIPSRIAFSVSSQTDSRTILDMGGAEKLLGRGDMLFLPMGASKPVRVQGAFVSDEEVEEVVDFVISQQKAQYYEEMMVNEENNDGEEFEDELYEEAVRLVVEMQSASVSMLQRRFRIGYNRAARLIDAMEARGVVGPYEGSKPRAVLISKENVKTS, from the coding sequence ATGATTGTGGCAAAACGGAAACGGCAAAAAAAAGCGAGACGGTCGAAGCGGCATTGGAAAGAAACGTTTCAATTGGAGCTGATCGGCCTTGCGATGTTGGCAATTTCCGTCATCGCGATGGCGCGCCTTGGGCTAGTCGGCAAGACGCTCGTATTCATCGCGCGCTTTTTCTTTGGAGAATGGTATATGCTATTATTTGTAGCCTTATTTCTATTGTCGTTTTATATCATTTGGAAGCGGCGATGGCCTTCGTTTACCCATCGAGTTCTCCTCGGTTCATATATTATCGTTTCATCACTGTTATTGCTTAGTCATGAAACGTTATTCGATTTGCTGTCCCGGAACGGCCAATTTGATCCTAGCGTCATTCGCACGACATGGGAATTGTTTTGGGGCGAAGTGCGCGGCGGATCGGCTGATGCCGATTTAGGCGGCGGGATGATCGGCGCATTTTTCTTTGCCGCCAGTTATCAATTATTTGATGCACTCGGCACAAAATGGATTTGTTTTTTCCTCTTTGTCATCGGAGTCGTTTTCATTACGGGAAAATCGTTGCGTGAAACAGTCGGAAAAGCGGTTATGATACTTGCGTCTTTCCTGCAGCGGCAATGGCAAGCGTTTATTGTCGACGTAAAACGTTGGGGCGGTAAAGCGCAGAAACGGAAACGGCGCAAAACTAAAACACCGGAACCGATCGCGCAGCAAGAGGGGGAAACGTTCTCTCCGCCGCCGATTATTTCCGATTTTACTGCCGCGCGCTCGAATGAGATAGAACAAGAACGAGAGCAAGAAAAGGCGGAAAGCGCGGAGGAAGAAGAGTCTCCGCCGCTTGCGTTTTCCGAAATGGAAAATGCCGATTATCAGCTTCCGCCGCTTGATTTGCTCCGCCTTCCGAAACAAACAAGCCAAGCGAAAGATCATGCGAACATTTACGCAAATGCGCGCAAGCTGGAAAAAACATTTCAAAGCTTTGGCGTAAAGGCGAAAGTGACGCAAGTGCATCTTGGGCCCGCGGTCACGAAATATGAAGTATATCCGGACGTTGGCGTGAAAGTCAGTAAAATTGTTAGTTTAAGCGACGACCTTGCGCTAGCCCTTGCTGCGAAGGACATTCGCATTGAAGCGCCGATTCCGGGAAAATCGGCGATCGGCATTGAAGTGCCAAATGAAGAAATTGCGACCGTTTCTTTAAGGGAAGTGCTGGAAGCGATTGACCATTACAAACAAGAGGCGAAACTATTAATTCCGTTAGGCCGTGACATTTCCGGAGAAGTTGTTGTTGCCGAGCTGAATAAAATGCCGCATTTATTAATCGCCGGAGCAACCGGAAGCGGCAAAAGCGTATGTATTAACGGAATCATCATAAGCTTGCTTATGCGCACAAAGCCGCATGAAGTAAAATTGATGATGATTGACCCGAAAATGGTGGAATTAAGTGTATATAACGGCGTACCGCATTTATTGGCCCCGGTTGTGACGAATCCAAAAAAAGCGTCGCAAGCGCTAAAAAAAGTGGTACAGGAAATGGAAAGACGATATGAATTATTTTCACATACAGGCACGCGAAATATCGAAGGGTATAATGAATATGTACGGCGCCATAATCAAGAATCGGAAGAAAAACAACCGCTTCTTCCTTACATCGTTGTCATCATTGATGAGCTGGCGGATTTAATGATGGTCGCTTCTTCCGATGTCGAGGATTCGATTACGCGTTTGGCGCAAATGGCGCGCGCGGCGGGAATCCATCTCATTATTGCGACACAGCGCCCTTCCGTTGACGTCATTACCGGCGTCATTAAGGCAAACATTCCGTCGCGGATCGCTTTTAGCGTTTCTTCTCAAACTGACTCACGGACGATTTTGGATATGGGAGGAGCGGAAAAACTGCTTGGTCGCGGCGATATGCTATTTTTGCCGATGGGTGCTTCCAAGCCGGTGCGCGTGCAAGGGGCGTTTGTTTCCGATGAAGAAGTCGAAGAGGTTGTCGATTTTGTTATTTCCCAGCAAAAAGCACAATACTATGAAGAAATGATGGTAAACGAAGAGAATAATGATGGCGAAGAATTCGAGGATGAATTGTACGAGGAAGCGGTCCGGCTTGTTGTCGAGATGCAAAGCGCTTCTGTTTCCATGCTGCAGCGGCGCTTTCGCATCGGCTATAATCGCGCGGCGCGTCTCATTGATGCGATGGAAGCGCGCGGAGTCGTTGGTCCGTACGAAGGAAGCAAGCCTCGCGCCGTGCTCATCTCGAAAGAAAATGTAAAAACATCATAG